AGCGGATGGTATAGCAGGCGCTTCACTCCTAGCCGCCTTTTAGCCACAAAACGTTAAGCGACATTTCTAAAAAAGGAAGATCAGGATGAACCAACTCCCTCCTGCATTTTGGAGCATCTCGGTGACTGATATGCTCAAGATACTTGAATCGGCAAAACAAGGATTGACTGGCAATGAAGCCAAAAAGCGGCTCGCACTCTATGGCGCTAATCGACTTAAACCCCAAAAGCGCTCGAATGTGTTAACTCTTCTGGTATCCCAATTCAAAAGTCCTATTATCCTAATTCTTTTCTTCGCAACAGGGTTATCATTTTTTCTACACGATCCGGCTGATGCAATTATCATTCTTTCAATCGTCATTATAAGCGGCTTGCTCGGATTTTGGCAGGAGCGCGGCGCTTCGAACGCTGTGGAGAAACTACTTTCAATTGTACAGATTAAAGCGGAGGTGCTGCGTGATGGAAACTCGATTGAAATTCCTGTCGAAGAGATTGTGCCGGGCGATATCGTCATCCTGAATGCCGGCGATATTGTTCCAGGTGACGGGTTGGTTCAGGAATCTAAAGATCTTTTCGTAGATGAAGCCATGCTAACGGGTGAAACTTTCCCTGTGGAAAAAGTAGCGGCAGTGTTGCCGGCAGAGACAATGCTGGGCCAGCGGACAAATGCACTTTGGATGGGGACTCATGTGGTGAGTGGCAGCGCAACAGCACTGATCGTGCGCACCGGCAGGGATACCGAGTTCGGAAAAGTATCCGAGCGGCTAAAACTCAGGCCTCAGGAAACGGAATTTGAGCGTGGCATCCGTAAATTCGGCTACTTTCTTATGGAAGTCACGCTGGTGCTTGTGGTCACCATTTTTGCCATCAACGTCTATCTGGCGCGTCCGGTCCTGGACTCATTTTTATTCTCTTTAGCACTTGCTGTTGGACTGACCCCGCAATTACTGCCGGCAATTATCAGTATTAACCTTTCCCATGGCGCCAAACGTATGGCTCAAAAACAGGTTATCGTCAAGCGCCTATCTTCAATTGAAAACTTCGGCAGTATGAACGTGATCTGCTCCGATAAAACCGGTACATTGACTGAAGGGACCGTACAGCTCCAATCCGCCCTTGATGTGGATAGCGCTCCAAGCGATAAAGTCCTTCTTCAAGCTTATATTAATGCTTTTTACGAAACAGGCTTTACAAACCCTATAGATGAAGCTATCCGTAACTACCGCAAAATTGATCTGTCAGGCTACCAAAAACAGGACGAAATTCCATATGATTTTCTTCGCAAGCGATTGAGTATACTGGTTTCACATGATAACACGCATCTGATGGTGACCAAAGGCGCGTTGCTGAATGTACTTGCTGTCTGTTCAACGGTGGAAACCGGAGATGGAACCATCGCCGACATCGCCACGGTGCGGGACCGAATCCAGCAGCACTTTGAGGAATTCAGTAGCAAGGGCCTTCGCACGCTGGGCGTTGCTTACAGGAATATGGGTACGGAGTCACGCATCGCCAAAGACCATGAAGCGTACATGACGTTTTCAGGATTCCTCGTTCTTTTTGATCCGCCCAAGCCCAATATCATCGAGACGGTCACCAGCTTAAAGAACCTCGGCGTTGCGCTAAAGATAATAACGGGCGACAATCACCTCGTCGCTGCCAACATCAGTCACCAGATAGGATTGAAGAATAATAAAATACTTACGGGACCGGATCTTAGTCATCTGAGCGATGCCGCACTTCTTAAAAAGGTGGGGGGTGTGGATGTCTTCGCCGAAATCGAACCCAATCAAAAAGAGCGAATCATCATTGCTCTCAAAAAAGCCGGACATGTAGTAGGGTACATGGGCGACGGCATTAATGATGCCTCGGCGATACATGCTGCCGATGTCGGCATTTCTGTCGACAGCGCCGTGGATGTTGCCAAGGATGCGGCGGATATTGTCTTGCTCGAAAAGGACCTGGGTGTTTTGGTGCAGGGTGTGCGCGAAGGAAGGGCAACTTTTGCCAACACGCTCAAATATGTGTTCATGGCGACCAGCGCCAATTTCGGAAACATGTTCAGCATGGCGGGAGTATCCCTCATTCTGCCGTTTCTCCCGTTACTCCCCAAGCAGATTTTGCTCACCAATCTCATGACGGATTTCCCGGAGATGACTATTGCGACCGACAGTGTGGATAAAGAAATGATTGACTATCCACGGCGATGGGACATTAAGGCAATCCGAAAGTTTATGATTACATTTGGCATTGTGAGTTCGGTGTTTGATTATCTCACTTTTGGTTTACTGCAGCTCGTCCTTCATGCAACCCAAGTTCAATTCAGAACCGGCTGGTTTCTGGAATCCGTTGTTTCAGCATCATTGATCGTACTCGTTATCCGAAGCCGGAAATCTTCCTTCAGGAGTCGACCGGGAAAATATCTGTTAATTGCAACTTTGTCAATTGTTGCTATAACATTGATTCTACCTTTCACCCCGCTTGCTGGAATTTTTGGATTCACTCCGTTGCCAATTCCGTTCCTTCTTCTTATCGGATTAATTATTTTGTTTTATATTATCACAGCAGAAATGGTGAAGAAAGTTTTCTACAAGAAGGTGAAATTTTGAATGGAAAAACTGGTAAAATCTCAAAACTGATAATTGGTTCGTATGAATTGAAAAATGTTACCGCTGCTATTGCACCTGTGGAAGTCCGTTCAAAACAGAACAATGCGGACGCAATTCTTGGCAGCGGATCTCTTAGAAGATTCAATTTAATATTTGATTACGAAAATAAAAAGATGTACCTGAAACCAAATACATTTTTTAATAAACCATAAGTAAATAATAAATTATCAACAAACTGAAAAACTGACAAAACAAGAAAAGCACAAGGCTATGACAATCGGGTATTAACCATCCCGACAATTCGGGGCTGTGCAAATCCGATCTCGTTAAGCCAAAGTTGATTTTCACAATTACTAACCATTTAACAATACTTCTTATGAATCAAACAGAATGCAAGTGCCAGGAAAATTCAATAGAAAAATGTGACATTTTTGATTTTATGGCAACGTTTGTCGGATTATCCGTTTTACACCCGGGGGGTTTTGCTGCTACAGAGAAACTGCTTGGATTATGCCGGATTGATAAAGACAAAAGAGTTTTAGATATTGCATGTGGAAAAGGCACAACATCTATCCTAATTGCAAAAAAATTCGGGTGTAAAGTGATTGGTATTGATATCAGTACTGAGTTAATTGAAGAAGCAAAATTTCTGGCAAGAAAAAGCAAAGTGGGCCATTTACTGGAATTTAAAGTTGCTGATGCGACATCATTACCATTTAATGATAATGAATTTGATGTGACCATAGCCCAGGCCATGCTTGTTCTGATTGACGAAAAATCTTCGGTTATAAAGGAAGCACTTAGAGTTTTAAAATCCAATGGATTAGCTAGCTGGCTTGAATTAACGTGGCAGAAGCCACCTACACCAGGTTTTCTTCAGCAAGTATCAGATGTCATCTGTGCATACTGTATGCTTAATGTCAGGATTTCAGATGAATGGAATTCCCTTTTTATTCAATCCGGAGCCAGGAATTTACGAACATTGATTTATCCAATGAAATTTAATGGATTCCCTGGGATGATTAAGGATGAGGGCTTAATGAATTCAATTCGAGTCATTACTAAATATTTAACGAATGAAAAAGTACGATCAAGGATGGTTATGATGAATAAGTTTTTCAAGAAACATGAAGACATTTTTGGATATGGAATATATACGATGACAAAAAATCCGGACTTAGCCTAACAAGCCTGCAGCCAAGCCAGGCGGGTAATATTCAAAGCAAACAGGATAGAGACTTAATGAAAATAAAACGAATACTAACGAAACCCAAGTAAAGCCCGCCAGGCGTCTGCAGGTAGAGCATTATTTGCCAAAAATATATAAAATGATGTATAGAATTTTATCTGGAATAGTTTGTGGGTTAATTGCCGGAATAATAGATCTGATTCCGATGTTTATTCAGAATTTAACCTGGGATGCCAATCTTTCGGCCCTGTCTATGTGGATTATTATTGGCTTCTTCATCGCGACATCCAAACTTCAAATGAATTCAATAATAAAAGGAATCATTATTTCATTTCTTTGCATCATACCATGTTCCTTCATTATTGGATGGAAAGAACCGGTCACTTTAATCCCAATTTTCATTATGACTTTAATTCTTGGGGGTTTGCTTGGTTTTGTTATTCATCGGATTGATAAAATGTTGATTCGTAAAGGTTTAATTTCTTGAAATGAAACCTGCTATTAAATTATATCGAGCTAAAGGATTCAAAGAAATTGGATCATACAGATATAATCCAAGAACTGATGTTATCTTTTTTGAATTAGATTTAAAATAAAATAATCACCTGTAGCTTTAATGAAAGCTTTCAGGGTTCTTTACAAACCACAATAAACACTCTCGCTATACTGAACTACATTATTCAGCTTTCGGTCTGGGATGGGTAATTTTAGCTTTACTTGCCTCAAAATCAAATGGTATATAAAAAGGATTTTCCTTATTATGGCATTTTTCACATACTGACTTGGTAGGGACAATTAAACCGTTTTTTAATGCTATATCATGATTTTTCATGATATTCATACTCTTATATGCGCTGCCGGGGCCATGACAGGATTCACAGGAAACCCCTTCAGCAACTGTCAGTGTCTCAATCTTGTCAGCACTAACCGAGCCAGCTGTTGAATGGCATTTCAGGCACTTGGCATCTTTTGACGGATCGGCAATATTATTCGCCTTGGCATATTCCAGTGATTTAGGACTGCTTAATGAACTTAATGCTTTGGCATGCAGTGATTCAGACCAGATCTTGTACTGGAATCCGCTTTTTTCAGAGTTATGACACATTTTACATTTCAGTGCACCAACATACGTATAATCCTGAGCTATAAGTACATTTGCCATCAGCAAAAACACAAAGCCAAACCAAAATACTTTTTTACTAAACATAGGCATTTCCCTTTCTTCTAGTTAATAATCGATAATTTAAAGTTACAAATTTACATATTTAATTCATTTGATCAATCACCTGAAAAAAAATTGCCTGACATCCAAAAACCGCCCTATAAAGATGGTTTAGATTATTTAAGAAGTGATTCCTGTTGTTGCTTTTATCCTTTCGGTATTTATTTTTGTTTTAATTAATTTCTTATTTTAGGGCTCGACAGAATTTACCTATTCCTCATGGCCATAATAACTTTCCTTTTGAAAAAAGAATGGTGGTGGATGATAGCTGTTCCAGCTATGGTGCTGTCACAAATTCTCATCATACTATATTGGAAGGACGCCAAATTCGGCACAATAGCCAATGTGATCATACTGGCTACCATGATAGTTGAATATAGAGTATGGAATTTGTAATACAATGGTAAGAAAGAAAGAGAGTCAAGGGTGACATTGAAATTAAATCACGAATTTCTCAATATTATTGATTAATAATTTTAAATACGAAAAGATTATGAAAGCATTTATTTCAGTTTTTCTATCAGTTTTATTCATGTCATCAGGTACTTATGCACAAAAGTTTGAAAAGATCAACCTTAATGAACCTGAACTGAATACAGGTAAATTATTAATGCAAGCCCTGAAAGACCGTAAAAGCGACAGGGTATTTTCTGACAAAGAGCTGTCGTTGCAGGAACTTTCAAACTTACTTTGGGCAGCAGATGGTTTTAATCGTCCTGAAGAGGGAAAACGAACAGCTCCCAGTGCAATGAACAAGCAGGAAATAGATATATATGTCATTCTGAAAAATGGCATTTACCTGTATGACGCAAAAGAAAAAGCATTATTACCCGTTGCAGAAGGAGATTTCAGAAAGGAAGCGGGTAAACAGGATTTTGTTGCTACTGCTCCGGTGAATCTGGTTTTCGTTGCAGATTTAAATAAACTGGGCAAAGATAAAAAAGTTGAGGACACGTATTCAGGGGTGAATGTCGGCTTTATTTCACAGAATGTCTATCTTTATTGTGCTTCCGCTGATCTGGCAACGGTTGCGCGTGGTTCTGTCGACAAAGAGGGACTTTCTAAGACACTTCAGTTAAAACCCGGACAGGTTGTAATTTTGGGGCAGACAATCGGTTACCGTCCTGAAAAATAGTGCTTCACTTGATTTACAATACATTAGAAGGATAAAGCGGAGGAATTAACGGGTTTAACTTTAAATTGACACTCATCCTTCAAAATAAATCGTTTATTTTGTAAATCCGTTTCACAAAAAAACGAACCGGGAAATAATGGCGAAAACAGCATTAATCACAGGAGGATCATCGGGTTTAGGATTTTCATTTGCCACTTTACTTGGAAAAGAAGGTTATCACATTATCATATTAGCACGAAACGAACAACGAATAAAAAAGGCAGCTGAAGCTTTAGCAGAAAAAAATATTTCGGCTAGAGGTATCGCTTGTGATGTGACACAGGAAGGCCAACTGCGTGAAGCCGCTGCCATAGTCAGGAGTGAATTCGGGCAAATAGATTTTCTGGTTCTCAATGCCGGGGAGGTCACGACAAAACTGCTTAAAGATTATTCATCGGCAACAGAATTAAAAAAGGACCTTGAAATTGATCTGTGGGGTACGATTCAGTCTGCTTATTTCTTTGTACCCTTACTTCCTTCCGGGTCGAAAGTGCTGATGACCTCCTCGGGATTCGGCCTGATGGGAGCTGCCGGGTATTCCATATACTGTGCAGCAAAAGCGGGTATAATCAATTTTGGGGAATCCTTACGTCGGGAGTTACTACATAAAAATATTTCTGTATATGTCACCTGTCCTGGCGATATGGATACACCTCAATTCCATGCGGAGATTGAAGGTCAGCCTGGCTGGATGAAAGAGAAGAGTTCTCCACGGAAAATGATGCCAGCAGAAATTTCCGCAAAACGCATTCTCAGGCAATGCCGGGGACATACAAAATTCCTCATCATCCCCAGTCCAGATGTCAGATTATTGATAGTCGTTTCAAAACTACTGCCCAGGAAATGGAGAGACAGAATGATTGATAGCATGTTTCCTCGTCCGGTTAAAAAAGAGTGATGGTACAATACCATCAAAATTCCTGACAACCTGCATAAACTAACTGAACGGATGAAACTAAAATCAATAGAAAGAGCAAAAACAAAAACTATGAATTCAGACCTTTTGAAAGCTTTGGGAGGCAGCGCCCTTGATTATTTAAAGATAAACGGCAAGAATCTTTACGACCGATACAAGCCCTTGTTTGAACATGCATCCTTAAGAGACAAATACGGTGTATTATTCTCAGCAAACAGGGTACTGACGTCTGTCGTATCTCCTTATGTAAATGCAGAGATTGCCAAGCAGCAAAGTAAAAGGTTTTTAAATTTCAGTTCCCAGGATTATATGGGATTGGCTCAAAACGATGAAGTAAAAAAAGCTGCCAAGACAGCTATTGATGAATATGGGATACACACAGCTTCGTCACCGATACTGACGGGGAGGAATAAACTGACGGAAGTCTTAGAGAGTAAACTGGCAGGAATTCTGGGAGCGGAGCAATGTTTATTATTTCCAACCGGCTGGGGTGCCTGTTTTGGCGTTATCGGGGCATTGGTGACATCAAACGATCATCTGATCATTGATTCATTGTCACATAACAGTCTTCAGGTTGCAGCCAAATACAGCACACAGTCGATACAAAAATTCAGACATAATGATACGGAACATCTTGAAAATCTTCTGAAAAAAAGTCGCGAAAAACATCCTGAAAGCGGTATTTTTATTGTAATTGAGAGTCTGTACTCGATGAACTCCGATATGCCAGATTTGAAGACTGTGCTGTATCTGATCAGAAAATATGAAGCCATTTTGATTTTGGATATAGCTCATGACTTTGGTGCCATGGGAGAAAAAGGTCTTGGATTGTTAGAGACCGTTGCTGAGGATAATCTGGAAAATGTTGTCATTTGCGGTGCATTCAGCAAATCATTTGCCTCCAATGGAGGATTTGTCGCGGGACCCCAGATAATCAGGCCTCAGCTCATTGTATTTGCGCCCTCATATACCTTTTCAAATGGCATATCACCCATGCAATGTTCTGTTGCACTGAAATGTGCTGAAATCATGTTTTCAGCAGAAGGCGATATATTAAGAAAAAGGCTTAAGGAAAATATAGATTTCAGCATTAGGGCATTTAAGGAAAACCATTTTACAACTTTAGGTATCCCAAGTCCAATTGTACCAGTATTGATAGGAGAAGAAGATCTGGCCAGGCAGATATCCAAAGAAATCACCAAAAAGGGTTTGCTGGCCAACCTGGCTGAGTTTCCTGCAGTACCCAAAGGTAAAGCGATCTTCCGTTTCCAGTTGATGAGTACGCATCAACATAATCAAATAACTGAGGCTGTCAATATTCTTAAAGGTACTAAAGTTGATGCTGAACTTACATTAAAGGAGTTAAGATAGGCCTTTAAGTTATCACGCATATACATTAACTTTTACTAACAGTACCTTGAAATCCTGTCTGCTGAAAAACCAAAATAAATATGTTATGAAGCAATGGTACGAAGAACTCTTTGAAGACTATGCTGATCAATATGACAA
The sequence above is drawn from the Bacteroidota bacterium genome and encodes:
- the mgtA gene encoding magnesium-translocating P-type ATPase; the encoded protein is MNQLPPAFWSISVTDMLKILESAKQGLTGNEAKKRLALYGANRLKPQKRSNVLTLLVSQFKSPIILILFFATGLSFFLHDPADAIIILSIVIISGLLGFWQERGASNAVEKLLSIVQIKAEVLRDGNSIEIPVEEIVPGDIVILNAGDIVPGDGLVQESKDLFVDEAMLTGETFPVEKVAAVLPAETMLGQRTNALWMGTHVVSGSATALIVRTGRDTEFGKVSERLKLRPQETEFERGIRKFGYFLMEVTLVLVVTIFAINVYLARPVLDSFLFSLALAVGLTPQLLPAIISINLSHGAKRMAQKQVIVKRLSSIENFGSMNVICSDKTGTLTEGTVQLQSALDVDSAPSDKVLLQAYINAFYETGFTNPIDEAIRNYRKIDLSGYQKQDEIPYDFLRKRLSILVSHDNTHLMVTKGALLNVLAVCSTVETGDGTIADIATVRDRIQQHFEEFSSKGLRTLGVAYRNMGTESRIAKDHEAYMTFSGFLVLFDPPKPNIIETVTSLKNLGVALKIITGDNHLVAANISHQIGLKNNKILTGPDLSHLSDAALLKKVGGVDVFAEIEPNQKERIIIALKKAGHVVGYMGDGINDASAIHAADVGISVDSAVDVAKDAADIVLLEKDLGVLVQGVREGRATFANTLKYVFMATSANFGNMFSMAGVSLILPFLPLLPKQILLTNLMTDFPEMTIATDSVDKEMIDYPRRWDIKAIRKFMITFGIVSSVFDYLTFGLLQLVLHATQVQFRTGWFLESVVSASLIVLVIRSRKSSFRSRPGKYLLIATLSIVAITLILPFTPLAGIFGFTPLPIPFLLLIGLIILFYIITAEMVKKVFYKKVKF
- a CDS encoding methyltransferase domain-containing protein produces the protein MNQTECKCQENSIEKCDIFDFMATFVGLSVLHPGGFAATEKLLGLCRIDKDKRVLDIACGKGTTSILIAKKFGCKVIGIDISTELIEEAKFLARKSKVGHLLEFKVADATSLPFNDNEFDVTIAQAMLVLIDEKSSVIKEALRVLKSNGLASWLELTWQKPPTPGFLQQVSDVICAYCMLNVRISDEWNSLFIQSGARNLRTLIYPMKFNGFPGMIKDEGLMNSIRVITKYLTNEKVRSRMVMMNKFFKKHEDIFGYGIYTMTKNPDLA
- a CDS encoding cytochrome c family protein, whose protein sequence is MFSKKVFWFGFVFLLMANVLIAQDYTYVGALKCKMCHNSEKSGFQYKIWSESLHAKALSSLSSPKSLEYAKANNIADPSKDAKCLKCHSTAGSVSADKIETLTVAEGVSCESCHGPGSAYKSMNIMKNHDIALKNGLIVPTKSVCEKCHNKENPFYIPFDFEASKAKITHPRPKAE
- a CDS encoding SagB/ThcOx family dehydrogenase, with translation MKAFISVFLSVLFMSSGTYAQKFEKINLNEPELNTGKLLMQALKDRKSDRVFSDKELSLQELSNLLWAADGFNRPEEGKRTAPSAMNKQEIDIYVILKNGIYLYDAKEKALLPVAEGDFRKEAGKQDFVATAPVNLVFVADLNKLGKDKKVEDTYSGVNVGFISQNVYLYCASADLATVARGSVDKEGLSKTLQLKPGQVVILGQTIGYRPEK
- a CDS encoding SDR family NAD(P)-dependent oxidoreductase, encoding MAKTALITGGSSGLGFSFATLLGKEGYHIIILARNEQRIKKAAEALAEKNISARGIACDVTQEGQLREAAAIVRSEFGQIDFLVLNAGEVTTKLLKDYSSATELKKDLEIDLWGTIQSAYFFVPLLPSGSKVLMTSSGFGLMGAAGYSIYCAAKAGIINFGESLRRELLHKNISVYVTCPGDMDTPQFHAEIEGQPGWMKEKSSPRKMMPAEISAKRILRQCRGHTKFLIIPSPDVRLLIVVSKLLPRKWRDRMIDSMFPRPVKKE
- a CDS encoding pyridoxal phosphate-dependent aminotransferase family protein gives rise to the protein MNSDLLKALGGSALDYLKINGKNLYDRYKPLFEHASLRDKYGVLFSANRVLTSVVSPYVNAEIAKQQSKRFLNFSSQDYMGLAQNDEVKKAAKTAIDEYGIHTASSPILTGRNKLTEVLESKLAGILGAEQCLLFPTGWGACFGVIGALVTSNDHLIIDSLSHNSLQVAAKYSTQSIQKFRHNDTEHLENLLKKSREKHPESGIFIVIESLYSMNSDMPDLKTVLYLIRKYEAILILDIAHDFGAMGEKGLGLLETVAEDNLENVVICGAFSKSFASNGGFVAGPQIIRPQLIVFAPSYTFSNGISPMQCSVALKCAEIMFSAEGDILRKRLKENIDFSIRAFKENHFTTLGIPSPIVPVLIGEEDLARQISKEITKKGLLANLAEFPAVPKGKAIFRFQLMSTHQHNQITEAVNILKGTKVDAELTLKELR